A genomic segment from Luteibacter aegosomatis encodes:
- a CDS encoding peptidylprolyl isomerase encodes MLRTAFAALLLALPGIAPAQQAAKPEASAQGPVEHPRVVMHTTQGDFTIELYPEKAPKSAANFLQYVRDGFYDGTVFHRVVDGYMVQGGLYSRDLTQRRTRAPIPSEADNGLSNLRGTVAVARGADPNSGTSQFFVNLVDNRRLDYVSNQSGLTWGFAVFGKVVSGMDTIDKIAKLPTRAQGPFVGDVPNPLVIIDSASVVGEEKAAPAAASSSKAPAAAAPAPAKPVTAPKKKADKPKAA; translated from the coding sequence ATGCTCAGAACCGCTTTCGCCGCCCTCCTTCTCGCCCTGCCCGGCATCGCGCCGGCGCAACAGGCAGCCAAGCCGGAAGCCTCGGCGCAGGGGCCGGTGGAACATCCCCGGGTCGTCATGCACACCACCCAGGGCGACTTCACCATCGAGCTGTACCCGGAGAAAGCGCCCAAGAGCGCCGCCAATTTCCTCCAGTACGTGCGCGACGGGTTTTACGACGGCACCGTGTTCCATCGCGTGGTCGACGGCTACATGGTGCAGGGCGGCCTCTACAGCCGCGATCTCACCCAGCGCCGCACGCGCGCGCCGATTCCGAGCGAGGCCGACAACGGACTGTCCAACCTGCGTGGCACGGTGGCCGTGGCGCGTGGCGCCGATCCCAATTCGGGCACGTCGCAATTCTTCGTCAACCTCGTGGACAACCGCCGCCTCGATTACGTGAGCAACCAGAGCGGCCTCACCTGGGGCTTCGCGGTGTTCGGCAAGGTGGTCAGCGGCATGGACACCATCGACAAGATCGCCAAGTTGCCCACGCGTGCGCAAGGCCCCTTCGTGGGCGACGTGCCCAACCCGCTGGTGATCATCGACTCGGCCAGCGTCGTGGGCGAGGAAAAGGCCGCTCCGGCCGCCGCCTCGAGCAGCAAGGCACCGGCGGCGGCCGCGCCCGCCCCGGCCAAACCCGTGACCGCGCCGAAGAAGAAGGCCGACAAGCCGAAGGCCGCATGA
- the purF gene encoding amidophosphoribosyltransferase: MCGIIGIVGTTEVASALYDGLTVLQHRGQDAAGIATVDGARLRLHKGAGLVRDVFNSAGVSKLRGRIGIGHCRYPTAGSEGTEEAQPFYVNSPYGIAFAHNGNLVNTETLRREMFEDDRRHIDTDSDSEVLLNVLAHELQVDDRGDLTPDHVFTAVSRVHARAKGGYACIALVLGYGLIAFRDPNGIRPLVLGERVTPEGREYAIASESVALDVLGFKRVRDIEPGEAVIVTEGGELHARRCAEGAVHAPCIFEYVYLARPDSMMEDVSVYKARLRMGEKLAEKILRERGPDHGIDAVIPIPDTSRTAASSLAQALGVPMREGLVKNRYVGRTFIMPGQGERVKSVRRKLNTVELEFRKKNVLLVDDSIVRGTTSRQIIQMARDAGAKNVYFASAAPPVRFPNVYGIDMPAASELIAAGRTVEDIEKALGADWLIYQDLDDLIWAVSDGNEDLKTFDTSCFSGEYVTGLDRDFLQQQEAMRSDSAKNERRSA, translated from the coding sequence ATGTGCGGAATCATCGGCATCGTCGGTACCACGGAAGTGGCATCGGCCCTGTATGACGGCCTGACCGTCCTGCAACATCGCGGGCAGGATGCCGCCGGCATCGCCACCGTGGACGGCGCACGCCTGCGCCTGCACAAGGGTGCGGGGCTGGTCCGCGATGTCTTCAACTCGGCCGGCGTGAGCAAGCTGCGCGGACGCATCGGCATCGGCCATTGCCGTTATCCCACGGCGGGCTCGGAAGGCACCGAGGAGGCGCAGCCGTTCTATGTGAACTCGCCCTACGGCATCGCCTTCGCGCACAACGGCAACCTCGTGAACACCGAGACGTTGCGTCGCGAGATGTTCGAGGACGATCGTCGCCACATCGATACCGACTCCGATTCCGAAGTGCTGCTCAACGTGCTGGCGCACGAACTGCAGGTGGACGACCGCGGCGACCTCACGCCCGACCATGTGTTCACCGCGGTATCGCGCGTGCATGCCCGCGCCAAGGGCGGTTACGCCTGCATCGCCCTGGTGCTCGGCTACGGCCTCATCGCGTTCCGCGATCCCAACGGCATCCGTCCGCTGGTGCTCGGCGAGCGCGTCACGCCCGAAGGCCGCGAATACGCCATCGCTTCCGAGTCGGTGGCCCTCGACGTGCTCGGCTTCAAGCGCGTGCGCGACATCGAGCCGGGCGAGGCGGTGATCGTCACCGAGGGCGGCGAGCTGCACGCACGCCGTTGCGCCGAAGGCGCGGTGCATGCGCCGTGCATCTTCGAGTACGTCTACCTCGCGCGTCCCGATTCGATGATGGAAGACGTCTCGGTCTACAAGGCGCGCCTGCGCATGGGCGAGAAGCTGGCCGAGAAGATCCTCCGTGAGCGCGGCCCGGACCACGGCATCGACGCGGTGATCCCCATTCCCGACACCTCGCGTACGGCGGCCAGCTCGCTGGCGCAGGCACTGGGCGTGCCGATGCGCGAGGGCCTGGTGAAGAACCGCTACGTCGGCCGCACCTTCATCATGCCGGGGCAGGGCGAGCGGGTGAAATCCGTGCGCCGCAAGCTCAACACGGTCGAACTCGAATTCCGCAAAAAGAATGTGCTGCTGGTCGACGACTCCATCGTGCGCGGTACCACGTCGCGCCAGATCATCCAGATGGCCCGCGATGCCGGCGCGAAGAACGTCTACTTCGCGTCCGCCGCGCCGCCGGTGCGCTTCCCGAACGTCTACGGCATCGACATGCCGGCCGCCTCCGAGCTGATCGCCGCCGGCCGCACCGTGGAAGACATCGAAAAGGCCCTCGGTGCCGACTGGCTGATCTACCAGGATCTCGACGACCTGATCTGGGCGGTGTCCGACGGCAACGAGGACCTCAAGACGTTCGATACCTCGTGCTTCTCCGGCGAATACGTCACCGGGCTCGATCGCGACTTCCTGCAGCAGCAGGAGGCCATGCGCTCGGACTCGGCCAAGAACGAGCGCCGTAGCGCCTGA
- the ppk1 gene encoding polyphosphate kinase 1 — protein MSATVDLDAPELYINRELAALEFNFRVLAQARDPDVPVLERLRFLTIVSNNLDEFFEVRVAVLKHKHALGAALPGADGLSSGEILARIRERALALVAELYDIWRDELGPALENEGIRYLTHDRWTDKQRRWLLGYFQNEIMPVLSPLGLDPAHPFPRILNKTLNLAVVLKGRDAFGREGHMALVRAPRSLPRIIHLPEEVSGVDGDFVFLAEVLQAFADEIFPGFQVCASHQFRVTRNSELVVEEAEVENLAQALSEELAGRGYARPVRLEVGADCPRAITDMLIENFQLEDADVYRCDGPVNIIRASQIYDQVDRPELKYPRFTPRLSPAFGKGVNEFDVLGTRDVLMHHPYESFASVVELLRRASQDPGVLAIKQTLYRAGKDSPLVDLLVDAARNGKDVTVVIELRARFDEEANIGLANRLQEAGVQVVYGVVGYKTHAKMLLIVRREAGTLRRYVHLSTGNYHAGNSRGYTDIGLMTSNPEIGEDIHKVFQQLSGLGPMIQLKRLLHSPFTLYSSVMGKIEREIAHAEAGRPARIVAKLNALNEAHVVEALYRASRAGVSIDLIIRGACTLRPGIPGVSDNIRVRSIVGRFLEHSRVYWFANDGEPELYCASADWMERNLMRRIEIGVPILEPALAERVYAETLDNYLRDNTQAWLLGADGRYTRSEPATGEAPHSAQQALLARYCG, from the coding sequence ATGAGCGCCACCGTCGACCTCGACGCACCCGAGCTTTACATCAACCGCGAACTGGCCGCGCTGGAATTCAACTTCCGCGTGCTGGCCCAGGCGCGCGATCCCGACGTGCCGGTGCTCGAGCGTCTTCGTTTCCTGACCATCGTCAGCAACAACCTCGACGAGTTCTTCGAAGTGCGCGTGGCGGTGCTCAAGCACAAGCACGCGCTGGGCGCCGCCCTTCCGGGCGCGGATGGCCTGTCGTCCGGCGAGATCCTCGCCCGCATACGCGAGCGCGCGCTGGCCCTGGTGGCCGAGCTTTACGACATCTGGCGCGACGAGCTCGGTCCCGCGCTCGAGAACGAAGGCATCCGCTACCTCACCCACGACCGCTGGACCGACAAGCAGCGGCGCTGGCTGCTGGGCTATTTCCAGAACGAGATCATGCCGGTGCTTTCGCCGCTGGGGCTCGATCCGGCGCATCCGTTCCCGCGCATCCTCAACAAGACGCTCAACCTCGCCGTGGTGCTCAAGGGTCGCGACGCCTTCGGTCGCGAGGGGCACATGGCGCTGGTGCGCGCGCCGCGTTCGCTGCCACGCATCATCCACCTTCCCGAGGAAGTCTCCGGCGTCGACGGCGATTTCGTGTTCCTGGCCGAGGTGCTGCAGGCCTTCGCCGACGAGATCTTCCCCGGCTTCCAGGTGTGCGCCAGCCATCAGTTCCGCGTTACCCGCAACAGCGAACTGGTGGTCGAGGAGGCCGAGGTCGAGAACCTCGCCCAGGCGCTCAGCGAAGAACTGGCCGGTCGCGGCTATGCGCGCCCCGTGCGACTGGAGGTGGGCGCGGATTGCCCGCGCGCGATCACCGACATGCTGATCGAGAACTTCCAGCTGGAAGATGCCGACGTCTACCGCTGCGACGGCCCGGTCAACATCATCCGCGCCAGCCAGATCTACGACCAGGTGGACCGGCCCGAGCTGAAATACCCGCGATTCACCCCGCGCCTTTCGCCCGCGTTCGGCAAGGGCGTGAACGAGTTCGACGTGCTCGGCACGCGCGACGTGCTGATGCACCATCCCTACGAATCGTTCGCGTCGGTGGTCGAACTGCTGCGCCGCGCCTCGCAGGATCCCGGCGTGCTGGCGATCAAGCAGACCCTGTACCGCGCGGGCAAGGACTCCCCGCTGGTCGACCTGCTGGTGGACGCCGCACGCAACGGCAAGGACGTCACCGTGGTGATCGAGCTGCGCGCGCGCTTCGACGAGGAAGCCAACATCGGCCTCGCCAACCGCCTGCAGGAAGCCGGCGTGCAGGTGGTCTACGGCGTGGTGGGCTACAAGACCCACGCCAAGATGCTGCTCATCGTCCGTCGCGAAGCCGGCACGCTGCGCCGCTACGTGCACCTGTCCACGGGCAACTACCACGCCGGAAACAGCCGCGGCTACACCGACATCGGCCTGATGACCTCCAACCCCGAGATCGGCGAGGACATCCACAAGGTATTCCAGCAGCTGTCGGGCCTGGGTCCGATGATCCAGCTCAAGCGCCTGCTGCATTCTCCCTTCACCCTCTACAGCAGCGTGATGGGCAAGATCGAACGCGAGATCGCGCACGCCGAGGCCGGCCGTCCCGCCCGCATCGTCGCCAAGCTCAACGCGCTCAACGAAGCGCACGTGGTGGAGGCGCTGTATCGCGCCTCGCGCGCGGGCGTGAGCATCGACCTCATCATCCGCGGCGCGTGCACGCTGCGCCCGGGCATTCCCGGCGTGTCGGACAACATCCGCGTGCGTTCGATCGTCGGCCGCTTCCTCGAACACAGCCGCGTCTACTGGTTCGCCAACGACGGCGAACCGGAGCTGTACTGCGCCAGCGCCGACTGGATGGAGCGCAACCTCATGCGCCGCATCGAAATCGGCGTACCCATCCTCGAACCCGCGCTGGCCGAGCGCGTGTACGCCGAGACGCTGGACAACTACCTGCGCGACAACACGCAGGCGTGGCTGCTCGGCGCCGACGGCCGCTACACGCGCAGCGAACCGGCCACCGGGGAGGCACCCCACAGCGCCCAGCAGGCGCTCCTGGCCAGATACTGCGGGTGA
- a CDS encoding MGDG synthase family glycosyltransferase, protein MTRRILLLSVSAGAGHVRAADALDATVKALAAEGHDVEAGHLDVMDYVPSSFRRIYADFYLGLITHYPRLWGMLYRITDDTRPEAITQRMRRTIERLNTHRLRAAIADFAPDAIVCTHFLPAEMLMRQIRKGRVKAPVYLQVTDFDLHRMWVVPEMAGYFAASPEIAHRMRAVGLPADRVHTTGIPVMPAFAEAHDRRALATTFGLDPAMPTYLVMGGGAGVGALDTLADTLLASADGFQLVVLAGRNAEMLERLRHLAATRHAGRLFPQGYTHHVERLMACSDLAITKPGGLTTSECLAMGLPMIVNAPIPGQEERNADYLLEQGAAWKAIDGVALGWRLRELRDEPGRLAAMAARARAIGRPHAARNVIDAVLARLDAS, encoded by the coding sequence GTGACACGGCGCATCCTGCTCCTGTCGGTGTCCGCCGGAGCCGGCCACGTGCGCGCGGCCGATGCGCTCGATGCCACCGTCAAGGCGCTGGCCGCCGAAGGGCACGACGTCGAGGCCGGCCACCTCGACGTCATGGATTACGTGCCTTCGAGCTTCCGGCGTATCTACGCCGATTTCTACCTGGGCCTCATCACGCACTATCCTCGCCTGTGGGGCATGCTCTACCGCATCACCGACGACACCCGTCCCGAAGCCATCACCCAGCGCATGCGCCGCACCATCGAGCGGCTCAACACGCACCGGCTGCGCGCGGCCATCGCCGACTTCGCGCCCGACGCCATCGTCTGCACGCACTTTCTTCCGGCCGAGATGCTCATGCGGCAGATCCGCAAGGGCCGCGTCAAGGCGCCGGTATACCTGCAAGTGACCGATTTCGACCTGCACCGCATGTGGGTGGTACCGGAGATGGCGGGCTACTTCGCCGCCAGTCCCGAGATCGCCCACCGCATGCGTGCGGTGGGCCTGCCCGCCGATCGCGTGCATACCACGGGCATTCCCGTGATGCCCGCGTTTGCCGAAGCACACGACCGCCGCGCGCTCGCCACCACGTTCGGCCTCGATCCGGCGATGCCCACCTACCTGGTGATGGGGGGCGGAGCCGGCGTCGGCGCGCTCGACACGCTGGCCGATACCCTGCTCGCTTCCGCCGACGGGTTCCAACTGGTGGTGCTGGCCGGTCGCAACGCCGAGATGCTCGAGCGGCTTCGGCACCTTGCCGCCACCAGGCACGCCGGGCGCCTGTTTCCCCAGGGTTACACCCATCACGTGGAGCGGCTGATGGCGTGCAGCGACCTGGCGATCACCAAGCCGGGTGGCCTGACGACGTCCGAATGCCTCGCGATGGGTCTGCCGATGATCGTCAACGCGCCCATCCCCGGCCAGGAGGAGCGCAACGCCGACTACCTGCTCGAGCAGGGCGCGGCGTGGAAGGCCATCGACGGCGTAGCCCTGGGCTGGCGCCTGCGCGAGTTGCGCGACGAGCCCGGCCGGCTCGCGGCCATGGCCGCCCGGGCGCGCGCCATCGGGCGGCCGCACGCGGCACGCAACGTGATCGACGCCGTGCTGGCCCGGCTGGACGCTTCATGA
- a CDS encoding CvpA family protein, translating to MNWADYVILIVLFLSVLIGLARGLISEVLSLVIWVVAFWAAWTFGPVLAQRFESSISLPMARVGIGYGLCFVGVLVIGGMVRFLVSRLVARTGVGGPDRLFGMMFGLVRGILIVSLVVFMLNFTPLPNDPWWRQSAMLAQFAGPAEWLGRQVPPNVREYLHPPAALQNIKMPDVQLPSRDDLMKLRDLTIPGQSPTQRHTDQPAGSSTSASL from the coding sequence ATGAACTGGGCCGACTACGTCATTCTGATAGTCCTTTTCCTTTCGGTCTTGATCGGCCTCGCCCGGGGCCTCATCTCCGAAGTGCTTTCGCTGGTGATCTGGGTGGTGGCGTTCTGGGCGGCGTGGACCTTCGGACCCGTGCTGGCCCAGCGCTTCGAGTCGTCCATCTCGCTGCCCATGGCGCGGGTGGGCATCGGCTACGGCCTGTGCTTCGTCGGCGTGCTGGTGATCGGCGGGATGGTGCGTTTCCTGGTGTCACGGCTCGTCGCCCGAACCGGCGTGGGCGGCCCGGATCGCCTGTTCGGCATGATGTTCGGCCTGGTGCGGGGCATCCTGATCGTGAGCCTCGTGGTGTTCATGCTCAATTTCACGCCGTTGCCCAACGACCCCTGGTGGCGGCAATCCGCGATGTTGGCCCAGTTCGCCGGGCCGGCGGAGTGGCTAGGGCGGCAGGTGCCGCCCAACGTGCGTGAATACCTGCATCCCCCGGCGGCGCTGCAAAACATTAAAATGCCGGACGTCCAGCTCCCGAGCCGGGACGACCTGATGAAACTCCGCGACCTGACGATCCCCGGTCAGTCGCCCACGCAACGACACACCGATCAACCAGCCGGGTCATCCACCTCGGCCTCCTTGTAG
- a CDS encoding Ppx/GppA phosphatase family protein, giving the protein MPTSGKSQINDGELLAAVDLGSNSFHMVVARYEHGEPRVIDRLRDSVRMAVGLRPDGTLDANHRAAALASLARFGQRIAGIPALHVRAVATNTVRRLASPHAFLSAAEAALGHPVEIVSGREEGRLIFLGASHDLPASRDHRLVIDIGGGSTEFIIGRGTSPMLTESVQVGCIATTMRFFPGGKITRKRWQKARREIGVLLQQFSEDYRDAGWADAYGSSGTAKAIGSVVRAMKLSDDGITPDALAAVREALIEQGSSATLKLPGLAEDRAEVFAGGVAIFEAAFEALGIERLRVSESSMREGLLWDLIGRSAGTDPRMASIESLAGRYGVDRAQARRVETTALSFFDQLAKVWKLDDDAREWLLWAARVHELGLAIAHSQHQRHGAYILRHADLAGFSRQEQQLLAAIVESHRRKPEKSVITALPARYRALARHITAILRLGVLFRRARRAEALPRIRVAATRQRLRISLPADWLDQHPLTEADLEQEREPMAELGLELDIVSE; this is encoded by the coding sequence TTGCCCACATCAGGTAAGTCCCAGATCAACGACGGTGAACTGCTCGCCGCCGTCGACCTCGGCTCCAACAGCTTCCACATGGTGGTGGCCCGCTACGAACACGGCGAGCCCCGTGTGATCGACCGCCTGCGCGACTCCGTGCGCATGGCCGTGGGCCTGCGCCCCGACGGCACGCTCGATGCGAACCATCGCGCGGCCGCCCTCGCGAGCCTCGCCCGCTTCGGCCAACGCATCGCGGGGATTCCCGCCCTGCACGTGCGCGCGGTGGCCACCAACACGGTGCGCCGGCTCGCCTCGCCGCACGCGTTTCTTTCCGCCGCCGAAGCCGCACTGGGCCACCCGGTCGAAATCGTCTCCGGACGCGAGGAAGGGCGACTGATCTTCCTCGGCGCCTCGCACGACCTGCCCGCGTCGCGCGACCACCGCCTGGTGATCGACATCGGCGGCGGCAGCACCGAGTTCATCATCGGGCGCGGCACGTCGCCGATGCTCACCGAAAGCGTGCAGGTGGGCTGCATCGCCACGACGATGCGTTTCTTTCCGGGCGGGAAGATCACCCGCAAGCGCTGGCAGAAGGCCCGCCGCGAAATCGGCGTGCTCCTCCAGCAGTTCTCCGAGGATTATCGCGACGCCGGCTGGGCCGATGCCTACGGCTCGTCGGGCACCGCCAAGGCGATCGGCTCCGTCGTGCGCGCGATGAAGCTCTCCGACGACGGCATCACGCCCGACGCGCTGGCCGCGGTACGCGAAGCGCTCATCGAGCAGGGCTCGTCGGCCACGCTGAAACTGCCGGGGCTCGCCGAGGATCGCGCGGAAGTGTTCGCCGGCGGCGTGGCGATCTTCGAAGCGGCCTTCGAGGCGCTGGGCATCGAACGCCTGCGCGTGTCCGAAAGCTCCATGCGCGAAGGCCTGCTGTGGGACCTCATCGGCCGTTCGGCCGGCACGGACCCGCGCATGGCCAGCATCGAGTCCCTGGCCGGTCGCTACGGGGTCGATCGCGCACAGGCGCGCCGCGTCGAGACCACGGCGCTGTCGTTCTTCGACCAGCTCGCCAAGGTATGGAAGCTCGACGACGACGCCCGCGAGTGGCTGCTCTGGGCGGCACGCGTGCACGAACTGGGCCTGGCCATCGCACACAGCCAGCACCAGCGGCACGGCGCGTACATCCTGCGCCACGCCGACCTGGCCGGTTTCTCGCGACAGGAACAGCAACTGCTTGCCGCCATCGTCGAATCCCATCGCCGCAAGCCGGAGAAATCGGTGATCACCGCCCTGCCGGCGCGCTATCGCGCACTGGCCCGGCACATCACGGCCATCCTTCGCCTGGGCGTTCTGTTCCGCCGCGCCCGCCGCGCCGAGGCGCTGCCGCGCATCCGCGTGGCGGCCACGCGCCAGCGCCTGCGCATCTCGCTTCCCGCCGACTGGCTCGACCAGCATCCGTTGACCGAGGCCGACCTCGAACAGGAGCGCGAGCCCATGGCCGAACTCGGCCTGGAACTGGACATCGTCAGCGAATGA
- a CDS encoding ferritin-like domain-containing protein has protein sequence MRDLHAAARRCLDAADPAEKVRLTFDTWEALQQGLLRPDAASPEALPIGLPGRPERPRLVSPRDLSQRGLGSPEGRAALVHAIAHIEFNAIDLAWDAVYRFRGKPDAYYRDWAACANDEARHFTMLSGRLAELGHAYGDFDAHNGLWDMAEKTAHSDTARMALVPRVLEARGLDVTPGMMERLRQQGDERTVAILEVILREEVAHVAAGTRWFHHCCERDGLEPEATFAQLLADYMNGSLRGPFNLDARRAAGFSDSELAWLGTLG, from the coding sequence ATGCGCGATCTCCACGCGGCCGCCCGCCGTTGCCTCGATGCGGCCGACCCGGCCGAAAAAGTGAGGCTCACCTTCGATACATGGGAGGCCCTTCAGCAGGGCCTGCTGCGGCCGGATGCCGCGTCTCCCGAAGCGCTTCCCATCGGCTTGCCGGGACGTCCCGAGCGTCCGCGCCTCGTATCGCCACGGGATCTGTCGCAGCGTGGCCTGGGTTCGCCGGAAGGCCGCGCCGCGCTGGTGCATGCCATCGCGCACATCGAATTCAACGCCATCGACCTGGCCTGGGATGCGGTGTACCGCTTTCGCGGCAAGCCCGATGCGTACTACCGCGACTGGGCGGCATGCGCCAACGACGAGGCGCGTCACTTCACGATGTTGTCGGGGCGATTGGCCGAACTGGGTCACGCCTACGGCGATTTCGACGCGCACAATGGCCTGTGGGACATGGCCGAGAAGACGGCCCACAGCGACACGGCGCGCATGGCGCTGGTACCGCGTGTGCTCGAAGCGCGCGGTCTCGACGTGACGCCGGGCATGATGGAGCGGCTGCGCCAACAGGGCGACGAACGCACGGTGGCGATCCTCGAAGTGATCCTGCGCGAAGAGGTGGCCCACGTGGCCGCCGGCACGCGCTGGTTCCATCATTGCTGCGAGCGTGATGGCCTCGAGCCCGAGGCGACGTTCGCGCAGTTGCTCGCCGATTACATGAACGGTTCGTTGCGCGGGCCGTTCAATCTCGATGCGCGGCGGGCGGCGGGGTTTTCCGATTCGGAGCTTGCTTGGTTGGGTACGTTGGGGTGA
- a CDS encoding UDP-2,3-diacylglucosamine diphosphatase: MSTLFIADLHLDEARPRITELFERFLISDEARSARAFYILGDLVEAWIGDDDDAELPTRIAHATRALHDAGVPVYFMAGNRDFLLGHAFAERAGMTLLDDGTVHDVEGTPTLLMHGDVLCTDDVEYQAVRAQVRTDAWKRQILSMPLEARRAFAAKARSDSKSRTGRIDETIMDVNQGAVESAMRDAGVHRLVHGHTHRPAVHDFALDGVAAQRIVLGDWYDHGSVLRIDGDVVELRGLTLP; the protein is encoded by the coding sequence ATGAGCACGCTGTTCATCGCCGACCTTCACCTGGACGAGGCGCGTCCGCGGATCACCGAACTCTTCGAGCGCTTCCTCATTTCCGACGAAGCCCGCTCGGCCAGGGCGTTCTACATCCTGGGCGACCTCGTCGAGGCCTGGATCGGCGACGACGACGACGCCGAACTCCCCACGCGCATCGCCCATGCCACCCGCGCGCTCCACGACGCCGGCGTGCCCGTGTACTTCATGGCGGGCAACCGCGATTTCCTGCTGGGCCATGCTTTCGCCGAACGCGCGGGCATGACCTTGCTCGACGACGGCACCGTGCACGACGTCGAAGGCACGCCCACCCTGCTCATGCACGGCGACGTGCTCTGCACCGATGACGTCGAATACCAGGCCGTGCGCGCCCAGGTGCGTACCGACGCCTGGAAGCGGCAGATTCTTTCGATGCCGCTGGAAGCGCGCCGGGCGTTCGCCGCCAAGGCACGCAGCGACAGCAAGTCGCGCACCGGTCGCATCGACGAGACGATCATGGACGTGAACCAGGGCGCCGTGGAAAGCGCCATGCGCGATGCGGGCGTGCATCGCCTCGTGCACGGGCATACGCACCGGCCGGCCGTTCACGACTTCGCGCTTGACGGCGTCGCGGCCCAACGCATCGTGCTGGGGGACTGGTACGACCACGGATCGGTGTTGCGGATCGACGGGGATGTCGTCGAGTTGCGTGGGCTGACGTTGCCTTAG
- the phoR gene encoding phosphate regulon sensor histidine kinase PhoR, which yields MLQTPTTPHPEHDRLMTRTRRIASRLRDLRSAAGTLPDAVVLLDHSQHVRWFNHAAEELLGLKRPRDRGRLMGDLLRNTDLNDWWADGAREPLNDVTSPGHANRHVTATLLPFGSRQRLLLARDTSHLTRLEQIRRDFVANVSHELRTPLTVIHGYLELLDPEDVPELAPVLDEMRAQSKRMGQIVEDLLTLSRLETQDHVAEEHVQMAPLLASLRKEAEALSQGRHTVTLDVASSADLLGSPKDLHSAFSNLVSNAVRYTPTGGRIAIRWAPSASDGATFSVQDTGFGIPAAHIARLTERFYRVSSSRSRDSGGTGLGLSIVKHVLNLHQARLSIESEPGKGSTFACVFGPDRLVHGSHPLEATIAGAQR from the coding sequence ATGTTGCAAACGCCTACCACGCCCCATCCCGAGCATGACCGTCTCATGACCCGCACCCGACGTATCGCTTCCCGACTGCGCGACCTGCGTAGCGCGGCCGGGACCCTCCCCGACGCCGTGGTCCTGCTGGACCACTCGCAGCACGTCCGCTGGTTCAATCACGCGGCGGAGGAACTGCTGGGCCTGAAGCGTCCGCGCGACCGGGGCCGTCTCATGGGCGACCTGCTGCGCAACACCGACCTCAACGACTGGTGGGCCGACGGTGCCCGCGAACCGCTCAACGACGTCACCTCGCCGGGTCATGCCAATCGGCACGTCACGGCCACCCTGCTGCCGTTCGGCAGCCGGCAGCGCCTGCTGCTGGCCCGCGACACGAGCCACCTCACCCGCCTGGAACAGATCCGCCGCGACTTCGTCGCCAACGTCTCGCACGAACTGCGCACGCCGCTGACCGTGATCCACGGTTACCTGGAGCTGCTCGATCCGGAAGACGTGCCCGAACTGGCGCCGGTGCTCGACGAAATGCGCGCGCAGTCCAAGCGCATGGGCCAGATCGTCGAAGACCTGCTCACCCTTTCGCGCCTGGAAACCCAGGACCACGTGGCGGAGGAACACGTGCAGATGGCCCCGCTGCTGGCCAGCCTGCGCAAGGAAGCCGAGGCGCTCAGCCAGGGCCGCCATACCGTCACGCTCGACGTCGCCTCCTCCGCCGACCTGCTCGGCTCGCCCAAGGACCTGCACAGCGCCTTCTCCAACTTGGTGAGCAACGCCGTCCGCTACACGCCCACCGGCGGCCGCATCGCGATCCGCTGGGCACCCTCGGCCAGCGACGGCGCCACGTTCTCGGTACAGGACACCGGTTTCGGCATCCCGGCCGCGCACATCGCCCGACTCACCGAACGCTTCTACCGCGTGTCCTCGAGCCGCTCGCGCGATTCGGGCGGTACCGGCTTGGGCCTGTCCATCGTCAAGCACGTGCTCAACCTGCACCAGGCCCGCCTATCCATCGAGAGCGAACCGGGCAAGGGCTCGACCTTCGCCTGCGTTTTCGGGCCCGATCGCCTCGTGCACGGATCGCACCCGCTGGAAGCGACGATCGCGGGAGCGCAGCGGTAA